Below is a genomic region from Corallococcus macrosporus.
CCGCATCGCCGGAGCGTCCTTCATGGCGAGGGCGCTGTCGGCCTCCTCTTCCTTCGGGGACGGCGCGGACACCTCCTGCGCGACCCCGGCGGCCGGGGCCTCTTCGAGCGCCGCGAACTCATCCGCGTCCCGGACGGCCTTGGACACCTTCTTCCTGGGCGCGTCGGCGTTCGCGCTGCGCCGCTCCAGCATGGCGCCCCCACCGCCCGCGTTCATCCAGTCCGACGGACGGGCCTTGGCGGCCGCGCCCTTGCGCTCCGCCTTCTCGTCCTGCACGAGCGCATCCATCGGCTCGGGCGAGGCCGCCGCCACGGGCGCGCTCGCCGGGGGCATCACGGCGCGCGGGGCCGGAGACTCCTCCGCCTTCTGCTTCGCCGCCTCCATCGCGAGGGCGGGGGCCTTCTGCGACAGGTTCGGCTCCAGGTGGACGTTCTTGCTGACCGCCAGCGTGAGGATGCCGAAGGTGCTCACCGTGGCCAGGCCCACCGCGGGCAGGAGCCAGCGGCGCCAGCGCGAGGGCTTCGGCTCGGGTCCCGCGGCGGCGCGGCGCGCGGACTGCTGGGCGTACGCGAGCAGCGACTCCAGGCCCGCGTCCGGCGCGGGCTCCGACGACAGCTGCGCCATGGTGGTCCGCACGCCGCGGATGTCCGCCAGCGCCTTGGTGCAGCGCGCGCAGCCCTGGACGTGCTGCTCCAGCGACTGGGCCTCCGACGCGGGCAGCTCGCCGTAGGCGAAGTCGAGGAGCCGGTCCTCGTGCGCGTGGGCATTCTGGGCACTCATCCCGCCACCGTCCTTCCATCCTCCGACAGGTCGCCATCCACGCCCAGCTCACCCAGGCGGCGGCGCAGGCCCTCCAGCGCGTAGCGCATCCGGCTCTTCACCGTGTTCTCGGACACGCCCGTCACCTCGGCGATCTCCTTGAACGGGATGCCGCTGTACTCACGCAGCACGAACACCTCGCGCTGCTCCTCCGGCAGGCCCGAGAGGGCCCGCTCCAGCAGGGGCCGCAGGCGCGCATTGTGCGCCCCGCGCTCCGGACTGGCGCCGGCATCCGGCAGCCCCTCGCCCAGCGGACGTCCCTCGTCCCCGTCGGTACCCGCCGCGGGGGCTTCCAGGGACGTCGCCTGGCGGTAGCTCTCTTTGCGCGTGCTGTCCACGCAGAGGTTCCTCGCGATGGTGTACAGCCAGGTCGTGAACCGGGCCTTGGGCTCGTATTCCCGGGCGCTGCGGACCACCTTGAGCCACGTCTCCTGCAGCACGTCCTCCGCCCGTGCCCGCTGCCCCACGAAGCGCAGGATGAAGTTGAACACCGGCGCGCGGTGCTTGCGCACCAGCGCTTCGAACGCGCGCGCGTCTCCCGCCTGGAAGGCGAGCATCAGCTGCTCGTCTGAGGTTTCGGGTGCCAAACTTCCCCCAGTGCCCATGAAGCCAC
It encodes:
- a CDS encoding RNA polymerase sigma factor: MGTGGSLAPETSDEQLMLAFQAGDARAFEALVRKHRAPVFNFILRFVGQRARAEDVLQETWLKVVRSAREYEPKARFTTWLYTIARNLCVDSTRKESYRQATSLEAPAAGTDGDEGRPLGEGLPDAGASPERGAHNARLRPLLERALSGLPEEQREVFVLREYSGIPFKEIAEVTGVSENTVKSRMRYALEGLRRRLGELGVDGDLSEDGRTVAG
- a CDS encoding anti-sigma factor family protein, whose protein sequence is MSAQNAHAHEDRLLDFAYGELPASEAQSLEQHVQGCARCTKALADIRGVRTTMAQLSSEPAPDAGLESLLAYAQQSARRAAAGPEPKPSRWRRWLLPAVGLATVSTFGILTLAVSKNVHLEPNLSQKAPALAMEAAKQKAEESPAPRAVMPPASAPVAAASPEPMDALVQDEKAERKGAAAKARPSDWMNAGGGGAMLERRSANADAPRKKVSKAVRDADEFAALEEAPAAGVAQEVSAPSPKEEEADSALAMKDAPAMRRAPGGSTDKGKVAKNDSLRLGGASYGRGLAMDDDAEGASAGSPPSPPPPPVASAPMAEAMAPAATGALSRQPAPATPTLSSAEPRKESARAQAAKPKAMEKSAANEAMTSRDLSAQAQAAANQGDRAREAQLLRAALAAGATGSERLALLSRLCESESVQGRDREAAAVCGQIITEAPGSSAAQLAQRRLRQAAPPAAPASAPAKAAPSKPAQ